A genomic stretch from Shewanella woodyi ATCC 51908 includes:
- a CDS encoding alkyl/aryl-sulfatase: protein MFNLGTPTTIGQTSFSMRESTTYRLGVSRLKALRRLMLPCGVSVLLVACSPDNKANIAGGEPGEIDATGFTPASSYTIEANRQQLEKLPFDDTQDFTDANRGFIASLPDLKVSGSKGETIWNNPGYQFIEGEAPASVNPSLWRQASLNNIQGLFEVTKGVYQIRGFDLANMTLIQGKSGWIVVDPLTTAETAAVAIDFVNKQLGEKPVSAIVFTHSHMDHFGGALGLFKGDINAELAGVDIVAPAGFMHEATSENVMAGTAMTRRAMYMYGKRLPRSERGHIDSGLGKEPAFGTFGILAPTLSVETDESHVIDGVKFDFQIVSGSEAPAEFTFYLPEQQAYCGAELVSKTMHNLYTLRGAKVRDALQWSRSIDEAITGQKQAKVYFGSHHWPIWGEEAIGDFLEKQRDTYKYIHDQSVRMLNAGLTPNEIAEQIQMPPSLSNTFSNRGYYGTAKHNAKAVYQAYLGWYDANPVNLDPLPQTRAAVKYVKLMGGADAVLQHGQQAYSAGDYRWAAELLNHLVFAEPDNSAGKALLASTYDQLGYQAESAPWRDVYLSAAYELRHGAPEKGIDLVSMKQVLLRSPVENFLQSMASRVIGPEAFGEEMVLNIHFTDLDTNYVLTLKNAVLNHKKSPKSADASVTLNISHELFIDIIIGSAGASDLLFSDELDIEGSKLDLVSFFGLLDKPKGVFNIVTP, encoded by the coding sequence ATGTTTAATCTTGGAACCCCCACAACGATAGGTCAAACTTCATTTTCGATGCGAGAATCTACTACTTATCGACTTGGCGTGAGCCGCCTTAAAGCCCTGCGTCGATTGATGCTTCCCTGCGGTGTGAGTGTACTACTGGTGGCGTGTTCGCCGGATAACAAAGCAAATATAGCAGGCGGTGAGCCAGGGGAAATTGATGCAACTGGTTTTACACCTGCATCAAGCTACACCATAGAGGCTAACCGCCAACAGCTTGAAAAACTTCCCTTTGATGACACTCAAGATTTTACCGATGCTAATAGGGGATTTATCGCTAGTTTGCCAGATCTTAAAGTGAGTGGATCCAAAGGAGAGACGATCTGGAACAATCCTGGATATCAGTTTATAGAGGGGGAAGCCCCAGCGAGTGTTAATCCCAGTTTGTGGCGTCAGGCTAGCCTAAATAATATCCAAGGTTTGTTTGAGGTGACTAAGGGGGTGTACCAGATCCGCGGTTTCGATCTGGCCAATATGACGTTGATCCAAGGTAAAAGCGGCTGGATCGTTGTCGATCCTCTCACCACGGCAGAAACCGCCGCTGTTGCTATCGACTTTGTGAATAAGCAGCTAGGTGAAAAACCTGTCTCTGCCATTGTCTTCACCCACAGCCATATGGACCATTTTGGCGGTGCTCTGGGACTTTTCAAAGGCGATATTAACGCTGAGTTGGCGGGTGTTGATATTGTTGCTCCTGCTGGATTTATGCATGAGGCAACCAGTGAAAATGTGATGGCTGGTACAGCTATGACCCGCCGTGCCATGTACATGTATGGTAAACGTTTGCCAAGGAGTGAGCGGGGGCATATTGACTCAGGCTTAGGTAAAGAGCCTGCGTTTGGTACCTTCGGCATCCTTGCTCCCACGCTTTCAGTTGAGACTGATGAGTCCCATGTAATCGATGGTGTTAAGTTTGATTTTCAAATTGTGTCTGGCTCGGAAGCTCCTGCAGAATTCACCTTCTATCTGCCTGAGCAACAAGCTTATTGTGGAGCTGAATTAGTCTCTAAGACCATGCACAACCTGTACACCTTAAGAGGTGCAAAAGTGAGAGATGCACTGCAGTGGAGTCGCTCAATCGATGAGGCGATAACGGGTCAAAAGCAAGCGAAGGTCTATTTTGGTAGCCATCACTGGCCTATATGGGGAGAGGAGGCGATAGGTGACTTTTTAGAGAAGCAGAGAGATACCTATAAATACATTCATGACCAGTCGGTGCGCATGCTCAATGCAGGTTTAACCCCGAACGAAATTGCCGAACAGATCCAGATGCCACCTTCACTATCTAACACATTCTCAAATCGAGGTTATTACGGCACGGCTAAGCACAATGCCAAAGCTGTGTATCAAGCTTACCTTGGCTGGTATGACGCTAATCCTGTTAATCTTGACCCTCTGCCACAAACACGTGCTGCAGTGAAGTATGTCAAGTTGATGGGAGGCGCCGATGCGGTATTGCAACATGGCCAGCAGGCTTACTCTGCAGGAGATTACCGCTGGGCTGCTGAGTTGCTCAATCATCTGGTCTTTGCCGAGCCAGATAACAGCGCTGGGAAAGCGCTACTGGCTAGCACCTATGATCAATTGGGTTATCAGGCTGAATCAGCTCCTTGGCGTGATGTGTACCTTTCTGCTGCCTATGAACTTAGACACGGTGCTCCTGAGAAGGGGATAGATCTGGTGTCGATGAAGCAGGTCTTGCTGCGATCGCCGGTGGAGAACTTCCTGCAATCCATGGCATCACGTGTGATAGGCCCTGAGGCGTTTGGTGAGGAGATGGTGTTAAATATTCACTTTACCGATCTTGATACAAACTATGTGTTAACCCTAAAAAATGCGGTGTTAAACCATAAAAAATCCCCCAAAAGTGCTGATGCCAGCGTGACATTGAATATCAGTCATGAACTCTTTATCGATATCATCATCGGCAGCGCTGGCGCGTCGGATCTACTTTTCTCTGATGAGCTGGATATCGAGGGAAGTAAGTTAGATCTGGTGAGCTTTTTTGGGTTACTGGATAAGCCAAAAGGTGTGTTTAATATTGTTACACCATAA
- a CDS encoding AraC family transcriptional regulator, whose product MKSLISDRVNGHSSQGELATSSAKYTTIAAWSLAVARTLSASGIEPNPVFEAAGLSLSQLESAPDSRVAIDLMTPFWRDIEAVTQLPSFGLKVGQYAYPMHFRALGRLMMTSDTLAQAFERLPSYYALISNSAAIKLQRTPQLIGFTITPLDGVEISHMAIDAFFSTLMHHGDLMIGDSRFIHSVDLMRTEPKDSSAWRDCFKAPVAFDRQENCMWMDRGMLERSTLMANPELAAENEHQVRQYLDQMQALSWREKSYQAIHAMLVTGEPTAAKVAQLYNISERSLSRYLKKEETSFRSLLQDKRKELAHYYLGQSELSVTQLADKLGYTCLSNFTRAFHLWYGISPSEYRAQRLSSSTADNGKDTG is encoded by the coding sequence ATGAAGTCGTTAATTTCAGATAGGGTTAATGGTCACTCCTCTCAAGGGGAGCTAGCGACTTCATCAGCTAAGTACACTACGATTGCTGCTTGGTCATTAGCCGTTGCTCGAACCTTAAGCGCTTCAGGCATTGAGCCTAATCCAGTATTTGAAGCGGCGGGTTTGTCCCTGTCTCAGCTAGAATCTGCACCGGATTCTCGGGTCGCTATCGATCTTATGACCCCTTTTTGGCGTGATATTGAAGCGGTGACTCAACTGCCCTCCTTTGGACTGAAGGTCGGTCAGTACGCATATCCAATGCACTTTAGGGCATTAGGCCGTTTGATGATGACCTCAGATACACTCGCTCAGGCATTTGAGCGCCTCCCCAGTTACTATGCTCTCATCAGCAATTCTGCAGCAATCAAGCTACAGCGAACGCCACAACTGATTGGTTTTACGATCACACCACTCGATGGGGTTGAGATAAGCCACATGGCTATCGATGCTTTTTTTTCAACCTTGATGCATCACGGCGACTTGATGATTGGTGACTCCAGGTTTATTCATAGTGTCGACTTGATGCGCACAGAGCCAAAGGACTCCTCTGCTTGGAGAGACTGCTTTAAAGCTCCAGTTGCATTTGATAGGCAGGAGAACTGCATGTGGATGGATAGGGGCATGTTGGAGCGCTCCACGTTGATGGCAAATCCTGAATTAGCGGCTGAAAATGAGCATCAGGTACGCCAATACTTAGATCAGATGCAGGCGTTGAGCTGGAGGGAGAAAAGCTATCAAGCGATACATGCCATGTTAGTCACCGGGGAGCCAACTGCTGCTAAAGTGGCACAGCTCTACAATATCAGCGAGCGCTCCCTTAGCCGTTATTTGAAGAAAGAGGAAACTAGCTTTAGGAGTCTACTACAGGATAAACGTAAGGAGTTGGCGCATTACTATTTAGGGCAAAGCGAGTTGAGCGTGACCCAGTTGGCCGATAAATTAGGTTATACCTGTTTGAGCAACTTTACCCGTGCATTCCACCTTTGGTATGGCATCAGCCCTAGTGAATATCGGGCACAACGCCTGTCATCATCTACAGCCGATAACGGCAAGGATACAGGTTAG
- a CDS encoding GNAT family N-acetyltransferase, which translates to MDFEIVRAEQVDHDFLLQLRLSTMVEHLEQAGIFLTQDEHLTRLNDDFDCYHLVIHQNERVGALKYREMSDKFEIMQIQISPAHQGYGLGKMVLNQVIAWSVNRGKPIFLTVLKANPARELYLRLGFTIVGEDQDEFHMLRQLPS; encoded by the coding sequence ATGGATTTTGAAATAGTGAGGGCCGAGCAAGTCGATCATGACTTTTTGTTGCAGCTTAGGCTTTCGACCATGGTGGAGCATTTAGAGCAAGCTGGGATATTTTTGACTCAAGATGAGCACTTGACTCGTCTAAATGATGACTTTGATTGCTACCATTTGGTTATTCACCAGAATGAGCGGGTAGGCGCGTTGAAGTATCGTGAGATGAGTGACAAATTTGAGATTATGCAGATCCAAATATCGCCAGCTCACCAAGGATATGGTTTAGGTAAAATGGTGCTTAATCAGGTAATTGCTTGGTCAGTAAACCGGGGTAAGCCCATCTTTTTAACGGTATTAAAAGCCAATCCTGCTAGAGAGCTCTATCTGAGATTAGGTTTTACCATCGTAGGTGAGGATCAAGATGAGTTTCATATGTTACGTCAGCTTCCAAGTTAG
- a CDS encoding MFS transporter, giving the protein MIVIDNIIETHKNSTFVPVAGLSFFAIASGFLMSLIPLSLSSFGIDSSMVPWLASIFYLGLLIGATCIESIVAKIGHRVAFIVFLSVLISTILVMLAIPNAVTWLISRFVAGFAVAGIFVVVESWLLMADSAKQRAKRLGLYMTSLYGGSALGQLGIGPVGVNGFFPYLCVLGLLMLAILPPLLVKSGQPKNEHNQKLKLSEIKKLSRPAILGCLVSGLLLGPIYGLLPVYITSQVDNPEQTGVLMATIILGGMLVQPLVSFLSPKVSKSLLMALFCLFGALAVFGILESRSFMVMAVSYMLLGACSFALYPIAITLACDAISMEKIVSATEVMLLSYSVGSVLGPLCATSFSDSPDSVIFYLGGCLTTTCLYMFIKSIEKIHTGQTPIPGA; this is encoded by the coding sequence ATGATTGTGATAGATAACATCATAGAAACACACAAAAATAGCACTTTCGTCCCGGTGGCAGGGCTATCGTTTTTTGCAATAGCATCCGGATTTTTAATGAGCCTAATTCCGCTCTCATTATCTTCATTCGGTATTGATAGCTCTATGGTGCCTTGGCTTGCCAGTATCTTTTATTTAGGTCTATTAATTGGTGCTACTTGCATCGAAAGTATTGTTGCTAAAATCGGGCACAGAGTTGCATTCATTGTATTTCTCTCTGTATTGATCTCGACAATTCTTGTCATGTTAGCGATTCCCAATGCAGTCACATGGCTAATATCACGCTTTGTCGCAGGTTTCGCTGTTGCGGGTATCTTTGTTGTGGTCGAGTCTTGGTTGTTGATGGCCGACAGCGCAAAACAGAGAGCGAAACGCTTAGGGCTCTATATGACCTCGCTTTATGGCGGCAGCGCCTTAGGTCAACTTGGTATAGGACCCGTTGGAGTGAATGGATTTTTTCCATACCTTTGTGTGCTTGGCTTGCTAATGCTAGCCATTCTGCCTCCACTTCTAGTGAAAAGTGGGCAGCCAAAAAATGAGCATAACCAAAAGCTAAAATTGAGTGAGATTAAAAAGCTAAGCCGTCCAGCGATACTAGGCTGTCTAGTTTCGGGCCTATTACTCGGCCCGATATACGGTTTACTGCCTGTGTACATCACAAGCCAAGTTGATAACCCAGAGCAAACTGGAGTACTAATGGCCACCATCATTTTAGGTGGTATGTTGGTACAACCTCTTGTGAGCTTCTTATCACCTAAGGTGAGTAAGAGCTTGTTGATGGCACTATTTTGCTTATTTGGTGCACTGGCTGTATTTGGTATTTTAGAGTCGCGCTCATTTATGGTGATGGCGGTAAGTTACATGCTGTTAGGCGCCTGTAGCTTCGCTCTCTATCCTATCGCTATCACACTCGCCTGTGATGCAATATCGATGGAAAAGATAGTTTCAGCAACAGAGGTGATGTTATTAAGCTACAGCGTGGGATCGGTTCTAGGACCACTATGCGCTACCAGCTTTTCAGATTCACCTGACTCTGTGATCTTTTATCTAGGCGGCTGCTTAACAACGACCTGCCTCTATATGTTCATCAAGAGCATCGAAAAGATCCACACAGGTCAAACGCCAATTCCAGGCGCTTAA
- a CDS encoding DUF3135 domain-containing protein, with product MSQQDFPDFDTLMEMAKNQPEKLENIFRDEVNSVIESASEEHHHRLRGLQFQVDAQRILAKNPMDACIRISKMMHRSLGDLHTTLNDFSLQHDHSNQVLNDLSDKQQDVSDILYFEGRKQPEAT from the coding sequence ATGAGTCAGCAAGATTTTCCAGATTTTGACACATTAATGGAGATGGCAAAAAACCAGCCAGAGAAACTTGAAAATATATTCAGAGATGAGGTGAATAGTGTGATAGAGAGTGCTTCAGAGGAGCATCACCATCGCCTTAGAGGATTACAATTTCAAGTGGATGCTCAACGTATATTAGCCAAAAACCCCATGGATGCCTGTATTCGAATCTCAAAAATGATGCACAGATCTTTAGGTGATCTACATACCACACTCAATGATTTCTCCCTACAACATGATCATAGCAATCAGGTATTGAATGACCTATCAGATAAGCAGCAGGATGTGAGTGATATTCTCTACTTTGAAGGCCGTAAGCAACCAGAAGCAACATAA
- a CDS encoding DUF2167 domain-containing protein: MKIKMILAICCLLLPWLSFAETSPELTEQEQYELWANTLWNSLDRQTGEIALKGNVAKLQVPDDFYYLNPADTEKVLVEIWGNPPGNPSLGMLFPADTTPFDAESWGVTIDYEQEGYVSDKDANDIDYNELLTQMKSDTRDNSNARVEQGYEPIELVGWAAAPFYNAETHKLYWAKEIKFGNADTNTLNYNIRVLGRKGVLVLNFIASMDQKAIIDSKLDNVLNIADFNEGSQYADFDPEIDEVAAYGLGALVAGKVVAKTGLIAGLIIFLKKFGIFIVLGIGALFKKLFSRKKSEV, from the coding sequence ATGAAAATCAAGATGATTTTAGCTATATGCTGTCTTTTACTCCCATGGTTATCATTTGCAGAAACCTCCCCTGAACTCACAGAGCAGGAGCAATATGAGCTGTGGGCTAACACCCTTTGGAACTCACTCGACCGACAAACCGGCGAAATCGCACTCAAAGGTAATGTCGCAAAACTGCAAGTACCCGACGACTTTTACTACCTGAACCCAGCAGATACTGAAAAAGTATTAGTAGAGATCTGGGGAAATCCTCCCGGTAATCCCTCACTCGGCATGCTTTTTCCTGCGGATACAACCCCTTTCGACGCTGAATCTTGGGGAGTAACCATAGATTATGAGCAGGAGGGTTATGTATCGGATAAAGACGCTAACGACATTGATTACAATGAACTACTGACTCAAATGAAGTCTGATACCCGAGATAACAGTAATGCCCGAGTAGAGCAAGGTTACGAGCCTATTGAGCTTGTTGGTTGGGCAGCCGCCCCCTTCTACAATGCAGAAACTCACAAACTTTATTGGGCTAAAGAGATCAAGTTTGGCAACGCTGATACCAATACTCTCAACTACAATATCCGTGTCTTAGGCCGCAAAGGAGTTTTGGTGCTCAACTTTATTGCTAGCATGGATCAAAAAGCCATTATCGACTCCAAACTAGATAATGTACTTAATATTGCAGATTTTAATGAAGGCTCACAATATGCTGATTTTGATCCCGAAATTGATGAAGTGGCAGCCTACGGCTTAGGCGCCTTAGTCGCTGGAAAAGTGGTAGCAAAAACAGGTCTCATAGCTGGGCTAATTATCTTTCTGAAGAAGTTTGGCATCTTCATAGTTTTAGGAATTGGTGCGCTGTTTAAAAAGCTTTTTAGCCGTAAAAAAAGTGAAGTTTAA
- a CDS encoding class I SAM-dependent methyltransferase, producing the protein MMRLPILAGLIAGISLVSVDAAPLSLSELNGILVSSDRPVKDSERDAARKPAQVMYFSGVEAGDNVLDLFAGGGWYSELFSKAVGPKGKVYAQNDNVIWRFAEKRINERTKGDRLANLTRFDKVDIVDMDIPAKSLDIAFTALNYHDLFFTHNVDEKTGKRTQFRKQAVDHRAALAKVRDSLKDDGVFIIIDHEAIKGSGYDAPNSEHRIDSNIVKYQMKEAGFKLVEEAFYLRNPDDDLSMNVFEKETRGKTDRFIYKFVKT; encoded by the coding sequence ATGATGAGATTACCTATTTTGGCAGGCTTGATTGCAGGCATTAGTTTAGTGTCTGTTGATGCGGCTCCGCTGTCGTTAAGCGAACTTAACGGGATTTTAGTAAGCAGTGATCGTCCAGTAAAAGATAGTGAGCGGGATGCTGCGCGTAAACCGGCGCAAGTGATGTATTTTTCTGGCGTCGAGGCTGGCGATAACGTCTTAGACTTGTTTGCTGGTGGTGGTTGGTATTCCGAGCTCTTCTCCAAAGCTGTGGGGCCTAAAGGTAAAGTGTATGCTCAAAACGACAATGTGATTTGGCGTTTTGCCGAAAAGCGTATTAATGAGCGCACAAAGGGAGATCGATTGGCGAATCTGACGCGTTTCGATAAAGTTGATATTGTCGATATGGATATTCCAGCAAAGAGTCTCGATATTGCCTTTACTGCATTGAATTATCATGACCTTTTCTTTACTCATAACGTAGATGAGAAAACCGGAAAGAGAACTCAGTTCCGTAAACAGGCGGTGGATCATAGAGCTGCATTGGCTAAGGTGCGCGACTCACTCAAAGATGATGGTGTGTTTATCATTATCGATCATGAAGCGATTAAGGGATCTGGCTATGATGCCCCTAATTCTGAACATAGAATCGATTCAAATATTGTGAAGTATCAGATGAAGGAGGCTGGCTTTAAGCTTGTAGAGGAAGCCTTTTATCTGAGAAATCCTGATGATGATCTCTCTATGAATGTGTTTGAAAAAGAGACACGAGGTAAGACTGACAGATTTATCTATAAGTTTGTGAAGACCTAA
- a CDS encoding M61 family metallopeptidase, producing the protein MKSLLSLTIAATLSWMTNLSSINSLQAAELTINYSGLSQEQIATVETWIHSGIGSVELTLSTIPQNTLTIEVMEKSGAREPVPWARVVRSRPIRVELHIDTNAKLDEFIQDWTLYHELSHLYLPLLNVNSFWLNEGFATYMQYLVMLRAQIITQTQYLARMENGLRRGKSTTLSHPGKLNEVAADMWRRGAFKRVYWSGAAYFAQIDQALIAQGSDLTQVIEQYSRCCLRKYSSGWQLVKQLDRISDSELFTSHYLQYSQRRDFPSISKQTLQQISLHYGTRTQLQALTKRPRHSESDLK; encoded by the coding sequence ATGAAGTCACTACTTAGTCTTACTATTGCCGCTACTTTAAGTTGGATGACAAACCTATCTAGCATAAACAGCTTGCAAGCAGCGGAACTTACTATTAATTATTCCGGGCTTTCCCAAGAGCAGATCGCAACAGTTGAAACCTGGATCCATTCAGGTATCGGCTCAGTAGAGCTCACACTGTCAACCATTCCTCAAAACACCCTTACCATAGAGGTGATGGAAAAAAGTGGTGCCAGAGAGCCTGTCCCTTGGGCTCGGGTCGTTCGAAGTCGCCCCATAAGGGTCGAACTTCATATCGACACTAATGCCAAACTCGATGAGTTTATTCAAGACTGGACCTTGTATCATGAATTGTCCCATCTATATCTTCCTCTGCTTAATGTGAACTCATTTTGGCTCAATGAGGGGTTTGCGACCTATATGCAGTATCTCGTAATGCTTCGCGCGCAGATCATCACGCAAACTCAATATCTTGCACGTATGGAGAATGGCTTAAGAAGAGGGAAAAGCACGACACTTAGCCATCCGGGGAAACTCAATGAAGTCGCAGCCGATATGTGGCGACGTGGCGCCTTTAAACGTGTCTACTGGTCTGGCGCAGCTTACTTTGCTCAAATCGATCAAGCCTTAATAGCCCAAGGCTCAGATCTCACTCAGGTCATAGAACAGTATTCTCGTTGCTGTTTAAGAAAGTACAGCTCCGGCTGGCAACTCGTGAAACAACTAGACAGAATAAGTGACAGCGAGCTCTTCACCAGCCACTATCTTCAATATTCACAACGCAGAGATTTTCCATCAATCTCAAAACAAACATTACAGCAGATAAGTTTGCACTATGGCACACGAACACAACTCCAAGCACTAACTAAACGTCCTAGGCATAGTGAGAGCGATTTAAAATAG
- a CDS encoding MAPEG family protein, with amino-acid sequence MLPQIDKNIELLWPLFPVSLLIILVASLWLLTLLLRIKLVAEGSVKYSDVMFVNLDAMPKRVALLSRSHDNQYQQPLLFILLMLFIMHFQLQGVAWYFSSALFVTARYWHAFEHIRGNHLLRRTCAFIIASFTLWGMWCALFVTLLF; translated from the coding sequence ATGCTTCCTCAGATAGACAAAAATATAGAACTCCTATGGCCACTTTTTCCTGTGAGTCTGCTAATTATTTTGGTGGCTAGTTTATGGCTATTGACTCTATTATTGAGAATCAAGTTAGTGGCTGAAGGAAGTGTGAAGTACTCGGATGTGATGTTTGTCAATCTCGATGCCATGCCTAAAAGAGTCGCTTTACTGAGTCGTAGTCATGACAATCAGTATCAACAACCACTGCTTTTTATACTCTTAATGTTGTTTATTATGCACTTTCAATTACAGGGAGTTGCATGGTATTTCTCTTCAGCTCTTTTTGTTACAGCCCGCTACTGGCATGCATTTGAACATATAAGAGGGAATCACTTATTGAGACGAACCTGCGCGTTTATTATCGCGAGTTTTACTCTTTGGGGGATGTGGTGTGCCCTATTTGTAACACTACTATTTTAA
- a CDS encoding GFA family protein — protein sequence MELMCHCGNVKIKVAKPPTTLTSCNCSICHRYGALWGYYKPDEVQLTFSADSLGTSMPSAKPYRFGDECIEFFHCQKCGCLTHYLTTDKVPEPKYGINFRMAPRAEMAEIQVRHFDGADSWTFLD from the coding sequence ATGGAATTAATGTGTCATTGCGGTAATGTGAAGATCAAGGTGGCGAAACCTCCCACTACATTGACCTCCTGTAACTGCTCCATCTGTCATCGTTATGGTGCCCTTTGGGGTTATTATAAACCCGATGAAGTTCAGTTGACCTTTAGCGCTGATTCACTGGGAACAAGTATGCCATCTGCTAAGCCTTATCGTTTTGGTGATGAATGCATTGAGTTTTTCCATTGTCAAAAGTGTGGCTGTTTAACTCATTATTTGACCACAGATAAGGTGCCTGAGCCAAAATATGGGATTAACTTTCGTATGGCCCCTAGGGCTGAAATGGCTGAGATTCAAGTTAGGCATTTCGATGGTGCAGATAGTTGGACTTTTTTGGACTAG